In the genome of Cutibacterium equinum, one region contains:
- a CDS encoding ATP-binding cassette domain-containing protein: protein MVDQTTRPRPAIEAIGLTLGYSPDRPVVQDLSFRLDGPATARLDAPNGAGKSTLIEGISGYLRPTHGDLLVCGTKASDPALRTRRRVCRAKPSLHPNLSMVDHLTLAARLAGCDREEPISRAKEFGLDEWFDYRTSTLSTGTAKRLWYVMCTTGEFDVVVLDEPFNGVDEESSRVIVSEINAWRHNSLVLLVAHALPDGLRVDETMGLPRTTGTSHPTSAS from the coding sequence ATGGTTGACCAGACAACGCGTCCTCGCCCTGCCATCGAGGCCATTGGCCTGACCCTCGGCTATTCCCCGGATCGGCCAGTCGTCCAAGATCTGTCCTTCCGCCTCGACGGTCCGGCGACAGCGCGACTCGATGCACCAAACGGGGCCGGCAAGTCGACCCTCATTGAGGGGATTTCGGGCTATCTGCGGCCCACTCACGGCGACCTGCTCGTCTGTGGAACGAAGGCGTCAGATCCTGCACTACGGACGCGACGACGGGTCTGTCGCGCCAAACCGTCACTGCATCCCAACCTCAGCATGGTCGACCATCTGACTCTTGCCGCTCGGTTGGCAGGTTGCGACAGGGAGGAGCCGATATCGCGAGCCAAGGAATTCGGCCTCGACGAATGGTTCGACTACCGCACATCCACCTTGTCGACGGGAACCGCGAAACGGCTGTGGTATGTCATGTGCACGACGGGGGAGTTTGACGTCGTCGTCCTCGACGAACCGTTCAATGGGGTCGATGAGGAGTCCAGCCGTGTCATCGTCTCTGAGATCAACGCGTGGCGCCACAACAGCCTCGTCCTGCTGGTAGCCCACGCCTTGCCCGACGGTCTCAGGGTCGACGAGACCATGGGCCTGCCTCGGACCACAGGAACATCGCATCCCACGTCAGCCTCCTGA
- a CDS encoding trimeric intracellular cation channel family protein has protein sequence MLSQFNSLLPELFRAIDLTGVLLNGVLGGRLARLKRFDAVGFCVLAITSALGGGMVRDVLLGAAPPVALTDPRYLTVALVGAGVAMLWKLDSRPWRIALILADGMVLGCWAATGALKTLAAGFGIMPALLLGLMTAIGGGMIRDVCAGNVPQVFGGNHLYATPALASAIVMVVAQKCGFPSFGMVIATLVGLGFTALAHRRRWVLPQNSEWTLQLSSSQVQSLLRARAARRTEKMRARQETQDGTPDDPQK, from the coding sequence ATGCTCTCCCAGTTCAACTCCCTGTTGCCTGAACTCTTCCGCGCCATTGACCTCACTGGCGTGCTCCTTAACGGAGTGCTGGGTGGCAGGTTGGCCCGTCTCAAGCGCTTCGATGCCGTGGGCTTCTGCGTCTTGGCGATCACGAGTGCGCTGGGCGGCGGTATGGTCCGCGACGTCCTGCTGGGAGCCGCTCCCCCGGTTGCCCTGACTGACCCGCGCTACTTGACGGTCGCGCTCGTCGGCGCTGGCGTGGCGATGTTGTGGAAGCTGGATTCTCGACCCTGGCGAATCGCCCTCATCCTCGCCGATGGCATGGTGCTGGGATGTTGGGCCGCCACCGGAGCCCTCAAGACTCTCGCGGCTGGATTCGGCATCATGCCCGCCCTGTTGCTGGGTCTCATGACGGCCATCGGCGGCGGGATGATCCGGGACGTCTGTGCGGGGAATGTGCCGCAAGTCTTCGGCGGCAACCACTTGTATGCCACACCGGCGCTGGCCTCGGCCATCGTCATGGTCGTGGCGCAAAAGTGTGGGTTCCCCTCCTTCGGCATGGTCATCGCAACCCTCGTCGGTCTGGGGTTCACAGCATTGGCACATCGACGTCGTTGGGTCTTGCCGCAGAATTCGGAATGGACCCTGCAGTTGTCGTCCTCACAGGTGCAGAGCCTGTTGCGGGCACGAGCGGCACGACGTACGGAGAAGATGCGAGCACGCCAGGAGACTCAAGACGGCACCCCCGACGATCCGCAGAAGTAG
- a CDS encoding flavin monoamine oxidase family protein: protein MYDSIIIGAGLAGLTAAEELASAGHSVAVLEARSRVGGRLENAELSNGQVIDLGGQWVGEGHEELRSLIASQGLELVDSTEGDVVVKARGRVSHVTNSSEPAAHALSPFELSDLGQGLLRFRRLADRVANNKGWTTANSTWLNQSLSQWVVSNVRTDAGRDYIIALFRRAFGVSPDDTTLFDGLTKANAGVDLESLVAVNGGLKQQRVKGGIAQVARNLARRLGDDVKLSSPVRRVHTDGQTVTVTTTDGTEYQGRSVIVTVPPRLLKDIEFDPALPAERLEMAEKVPAGNVIKAYLVYDSPWWRTSGASGQMGADEGAVRVIFDTSDDETGKGVLMGFFEGTEASGYGKLSVSLRQRAFEEVVESAFGEAPSSPIEYLDRDWLSEAYTGGCHGAHFAPSLWTTTGPILAQPLGRVLFAGAEYASSFNGYMEGALRAGARAAQEAVDLL, encoded by the coding sequence ATGTACGACAGCATCATTATCGGCGCAGGTCTTGCCGGATTGACGGCCGCCGAAGAACTCGCATCCGCAGGACACTCGGTGGCGGTTCTGGAGGCCCGCTCACGGGTTGGTGGGCGTCTCGAGAACGCCGAGTTGTCCAACGGCCAGGTCATTGATCTGGGTGGCCAATGGGTCGGTGAGGGCCATGAGGAACTTCGTTCCCTCATCGCCTCGCAGGGCCTCGAACTGGTCGACTCCACCGAGGGCGACGTCGTCGTCAAGGCTCGCGGGCGAGTCTCCCACGTCACCAATTCGTCCGAGCCTGCTGCCCACGCCCTCAGCCCCTTCGAGCTGTCTGATCTTGGCCAGGGCCTGCTGAGATTCCGTCGCCTGGCCGATCGCGTCGCCAACAACAAGGGTTGGACGACGGCGAACAGCACCTGGCTCAACCAGTCCTTGAGTCAGTGGGTGGTCTCGAATGTGCGTACCGACGCTGGCCGCGACTACATCATCGCCTTGTTCCGTCGTGCCTTCGGGGTCTCTCCCGACGACACCACTCTTTTTGACGGTCTGACGAAGGCCAACGCCGGGGTGGACCTGGAGTCCCTCGTCGCCGTCAACGGCGGGCTCAAGCAGCAGCGCGTCAAGGGTGGAATCGCCCAGGTGGCTCGCAACCTGGCGCGCCGTCTCGGCGACGACGTCAAGCTCTCCAGCCCGGTCCGCCGCGTCCACACTGACGGCCAGACCGTCACCGTTACGACGACCGACGGAACCGAGTATCAGGGGCGCAGTGTCATCGTCACCGTGCCGCCGCGTCTGCTCAAGGACATCGAGTTCGACCCAGCCCTTCCGGCAGAGCGTCTGGAGATGGCCGAGAAGGTGCCCGCAGGTAATGTCATCAAGGCCTACCTTGTCTACGACAGCCCATGGTGGCGCACCTCTGGAGCGTCCGGCCAGATGGGTGCCGACGAGGGCGCGGTTCGCGTCATCTTCGACACCTCCGACGACGAGACCGGCAAGGGGGTCCTGATGGGCTTCTTCGAGGGAACGGAGGCTTCTGGCTACGGCAAACTCTCGGTGAGCCTGCGCCAGCGCGCCTTCGAGGAGGTCGTCGAGTCCGCCTTCGGTGAGGCCCCCAGCTCCCCGATCGAATATCTGGACCGCGACTGGCTCTCCGAGGCCTACACCGGCGGCTGCCACGGAGCCCACTTCGCTCCCAGTCTCTGGACGACCACCGGTCCCATCCTCGCTCAACCACTGGGCCGGGTGCTCTTCGCCGGCGCCGAGTACGCATCCTCCTTCAACGGGTACATGGAGGGTGCGCTGCGAGCTGGCGCCCGCGCTGCCCAGGAGGCCGTCGACCTGCTCTGA
- a CDS encoding SixA phosphatase family protein gives MHTLFLMRHAQPASHAAGGDRERPLTDLGRRQAREVGMRLGLRNVGHALVSDALRTRQTWDCLQLDCPVEFMRTLYYCGTETMRQRIGEIDDDVDNLLVIAHAPTIPGLAAQLAAMSGAEEEVGCWYPPATLTEVEVDGSWADLVDEYFDKVRLVGVQRPM, from the coding sequence ATGCACACCCTGTTCCTCATGAGACATGCCCAGCCCGCATCCCACGCCGCCGGTGGGGACCGGGAACGTCCGCTCACCGACCTGGGACGTCGTCAGGCCCGCGAGGTCGGAATGCGCCTCGGACTACGCAATGTCGGCCATGCGCTGGTCTCCGACGCCCTACGCACCCGGCAAACCTGGGACTGCCTCCAACTGGATTGCCCCGTGGAGTTCATGCGAACCCTGTACTACTGCGGCACAGAAACCATGCGCCAACGCATCGGGGAGATCGACGACGACGTCGACAACCTGCTCGTCATCGCCCACGCCCCCACGATCCCCGGCCTGGCAGCACAGCTGGCCGCGATGAGCGGGGCCGAGGAGGAGGTCGGTTGCTGGTATCCGCCCGCAACCCTCACCGAGGTCGAGGTCGACGGCAGCTGGGCCGATCTGGTCGATGAGTACTTCGACAAGGTGCGCCTGGTCGGGGTCCAGCGGCCGATGTGA
- a CDS encoding acetylxylan esterase yields MALTDMGIDEARNYRPVVPEPDGFDSFWAETLDEHAAIPLDVTATPFDNRQALIDTWDLSWAGYQGSRVSGWLHAPAGARGPLPLVIEYVGYSGSRGVPIGSPFAAAGYAHIIVDPRGQGWGHPALTENCPDVHEGSGAPGFMTQSLSDPHGHYYRRLFTDAFRCLQAAREMEIVDPTRIAVLGHSQGGAQTIAVCGLAAMRGIKLAGAFVDAPFLCHMRRSCEIATAGPYLEVVTYLAAHPSLCGKAFQTLGYFDGLHFARRARTATWFSVAMMDQVVPPSSVWAAYNAWGDGMVSEKQIAVYPFAGHSAGENVQRWNQLAVLARLFS; encoded by the coding sequence ATGGCGCTCACGGACATGGGTATTGACGAGGCGCGCAACTACCGTCCGGTCGTCCCTGAACCCGACGGTTTCGACTCCTTCTGGGCCGAAACCCTTGACGAGCACGCCGCTATTCCGCTGGATGTGACGGCAACCCCGTTTGACAATCGCCAGGCCCTCATCGACACCTGGGACCTGTCGTGGGCGGGATACCAAGGCTCTCGGGTGAGTGGTTGGTTGCACGCCCCAGCTGGAGCCAGAGGGCCGTTACCCCTTGTCATCGAGTATGTCGGCTATTCGGGGTCGCGTGGGGTCCCGATTGGTTCGCCCTTCGCCGCGGCCGGGTACGCGCACATCATCGTCGATCCGCGCGGCCAAGGATGGGGCCACCCCGCACTGACCGAGAACTGCCCGGATGTTCACGAGGGTTCCGGCGCTCCCGGGTTCATGACCCAGTCCCTGTCGGACCCTCACGGTCACTATTACCGGCGGTTGTTCACCGATGCCTTCCGGTGTTTGCAGGCTGCTCGGGAGATGGAGATCGTCGATCCGACCAGGATCGCCGTGCTCGGTCACTCCCAGGGTGGCGCCCAGACGATCGCGGTGTGCGGGTTGGCAGCAATGCGTGGCATAAAGCTGGCAGGCGCCTTCGTCGATGCCCCCTTCCTGTGCCATATGAGGCGCAGCTGCGAGATCGCCACGGCTGGCCCTTACCTCGAGGTCGTGACATACCTGGCGGCTCATCCGTCCCTGTGTGGCAAAGCCTTTCAGACGTTGGGCTATTTCGACGGCCTGCACTTCGCCCGTCGTGCCCGTACCGCCACGTGGTTCTCCGTGGCGATGATGGACCAGGTGGTGCCGCCGTCGTCGGTCTGGGCGGCCTACAACGCATGGGGAGACGGGATGGTCTCCGAGAAACAGATCGCCGTCTATCCTTTCGCAGGCCATTCGGCCGGGGAGAACGTGCAGCGCTGGAACCAGCTCGCCGTGTTGGCTCGGCTGTTCTCCTGA
- a CDS encoding TRM11 family SAM-dependent methyltransferase: MPQTLILLAPAANHVYAGQAGRLCAAELAFTCPNATSVSPVTIAGVEYLTVSSDEPFSAADLAAVARSSAALACFESRDGLLAPLELPRVDVVDEDLVTIPKYRGKTNEQFTRLLLNVTLASLDGRCATRRDEGQRLAILDPLAGRGTTLECAWMAGHDGFGVEQDTKAVEAMAAHVTTWLRRKRLKHTCGTHPVRRNGHSIGKRFDAEVRLPGAEPLTMGVFTGDTLDSANLWGRKTFDAVVTDAPYGVVHGSHSGSSRRRSPVDLLGDAIPVWAGQLRHGGALGMSWNTLGLSREDLVAILSEAGLTALDDDLWRQFSHRVDSSIHRDLIVAVKS, from the coding sequence ATGCCCCAGACCCTCATCCTGCTCGCCCCCGCCGCCAACCACGTCTACGCCGGGCAAGCCGGACGCCTCTGCGCGGCAGAATTGGCGTTCACCTGCCCGAACGCCACGTCGGTGTCCCCGGTGACGATCGCGGGAGTCGAGTACCTCACCGTCAGCAGCGATGAGCCCTTCAGCGCTGCGGATCTGGCTGCGGTGGCGCGATCCTCGGCCGCCCTGGCCTGTTTTGAGAGTCGAGACGGCCTGCTGGCTCCCCTGGAACTGCCGAGGGTTGACGTCGTCGACGAGGATCTCGTCACCATCCCCAAATATCGCGGCAAGACCAATGAGCAGTTCACCCGGCTATTGCTCAATGTGACCCTGGCAAGCCTTGATGGCCGCTGCGCCACCCGCCGCGACGAGGGGCAGAGGCTGGCCATTCTCGACCCGCTGGCCGGACGCGGCACCACCCTGGAGTGTGCATGGATGGCCGGTCACGACGGATTCGGGGTGGAACAGGACACCAAGGCCGTCGAGGCGATGGCCGCCCACGTCACCACCTGGCTTCGTCGCAAGCGTCTCAAGCACACCTGCGGCACCCATCCGGTGCGCCGCAACGGCCACTCCATCGGCAAACGGTTTGACGCCGAGGTGAGACTTCCAGGGGCTGAGCCGCTGACGATGGGTGTGTTCACCGGGGACACGCTCGATTCAGCGAACCTGTGGGGACGCAAGACCTTCGACGCCGTCGTCACCGACGCTCCCTACGGCGTCGTGCACGGGTCCCACAGTGGGTCGTCACGGCGTCGCTCCCCCGTTGACCTGCTGGGGGACGCCATTCCTGTCTGGGCTGGACAGTTGCGCCACGGCGGGGCGCTGGGAATGTCGTGGAACACCCTTGGCCTGTCCCGCGAGGACCTCGTGGCGATCCTGTCTGAGGCTGGCCTGACTGCTCTCGACGACGACCTGTGGCGTCAATTCAGCCACCGCGTCGACTCGTCGATCCACCGCGACCTCATCGTCGCCGTCAAGAGCTGA
- a CDS encoding inorganic diphosphatase, translated as MTDDFTNPFQGEQPDSLHFDVTIEIPRGNKNKYEMDHETGRIRLDRTLFTSTQYPYDYGYIERTLGEDGDPLDALVLLPEPTFPGCLIRCRALAMFQMQDEMGGDDKVLCVPADDPRRANLFDLDDVSSMTLMEIEHFFTVYKDLEPGKSVEGATWTGREEAEAEIKASIERAKGTSYEHLQVNLA; from the coding sequence GTGACTGACGATTTCACCAACCCGTTCCAGGGAGAACAGCCCGATAGCTTGCACTTTGATGTGACGATCGAGATCCCGCGCGGCAACAAGAACAAGTACGAGATGGACCACGAGACCGGTCGTATCCGTCTTGACCGTACGTTGTTCACCTCTACCCAGTACCCGTACGACTACGGATACATCGAGAGAACCCTCGGCGAGGACGGCGATCCGCTGGACGCCCTGGTCCTTCTGCCCGAGCCCACCTTCCCTGGCTGCCTCATCAGGTGCCGCGCACTGGCCATGTTCCAGATGCAGGACGAGATGGGTGGCGACGACAAGGTGCTGTGCGTCCCCGCTGACGACCCCCGTCGTGCCAACCTCTTCGACCTTGACGACGTCAGCAGCATGACCCTCATGGAGATCGAGCACTTCTTCACCGTCTACAAGGACCTCGAGCCCGGAAAGTCGGTCGAAGGCGCTACTTGGACCGGCCGTGAAGAGGCCGAGGCCGAGATCAAGGCCTCGATCGAGCGTGCCAAGGGCACCTCCTACGAGCATCTGCAGGTCAACCTGGCCTGA
- the dacB gene encoding D-alanyl-D-alanine carboxypeptidase/D-alanyl-D-alanine endopeptidase, with protein MPAWVPVVAGVAVTIIVVLAVVVSSLRTGSPMSQTGRGLLPHRQETTAPAVRPGHGVVAAVAPKTPSAKPVAAIVTSRVEAAGAAPGVLGAHIMDAASGETLYESGQNSLLIPASNLKVMTAIALLDSTDAGHRYTTKVVADGFALTLVGGGDPYLRSTSSDKHPEYPSMNQLAQRTAAALKKAGTTSVTVRFDDTLFTGPTWNSAWPIDNYEPEVTPISSLWVDEGMTNNDPWKRSKTPALAATNTFVGQLRGAGIKVTGSVVRHKVGESDKQIAAVQSIPVEDLVTRTLEESDNSAAEVLSRQMALASGKPGSFAGGAQALEEHLRNMGAWQDGAAVQDGSGLSRGNRITAEMLSHAWQKVMTTPKLQPVANAVPVGRVSGTLHRRFSDPSTAPARGVVHAKTGSLNGVISMSGWLRDADGRILITSFLVNQTDGSARSWLDVVYGNLARCGCTR; from the coding sequence ATGCCAGCATGGGTTCCAGTCGTTGCCGGTGTCGCCGTGACCATCATTGTCGTGCTTGCGGTAGTCGTCAGTTCCCTGCGGACTGGTTCACCGATGAGCCAGACCGGGCGCGGGTTGCTGCCTCATCGTCAGGAGACCACCGCACCTGCGGTACGGCCTGGACACGGGGTGGTTGCTGCGGTGGCTCCGAAAACTCCGTCAGCCAAGCCCGTGGCCGCAATCGTCACCAGTCGTGTGGAGGCTGCCGGTGCGGCTCCAGGCGTGCTCGGTGCCCACATCATGGATGCGGCAAGCGGTGAAACCCTCTACGAATCTGGTCAGAACTCCCTGTTGATTCCTGCCTCGAACCTCAAGGTGATGACCGCGATTGCGCTACTGGACAGCACGGATGCTGGGCACCGCTACACGACGAAGGTTGTTGCTGACGGGTTCGCGTTGACCTTGGTCGGCGGCGGTGATCCTTATCTGCGTTCCACATCCTCTGACAAGCATCCTGAGTATCCCTCGATGAACCAGCTGGCCCAGCGCACTGCGGCCGCACTCAAGAAGGCTGGCACGACGTCGGTGACCGTCAGGTTCGACGACACCCTGTTCACCGGCCCCACCTGGAACAGCGCGTGGCCGATCGACAATTACGAGCCCGAGGTCACCCCGATTTCCTCGCTGTGGGTCGATGAAGGAATGACGAACAACGATCCGTGGAAGCGCAGCAAGACCCCTGCACTTGCGGCGACCAACACCTTCGTCGGGCAGCTTCGCGGCGCCGGGATCAAGGTCACCGGATCGGTGGTCCGGCACAAGGTGGGCGAGTCCGACAAGCAGATTGCTGCGGTGCAGTCGATTCCGGTCGAGGACCTCGTCACCCGCACATTGGAGGAGTCCGACAACTCTGCGGCCGAGGTGCTGAGCCGTCAGATGGCCCTCGCGAGCGGGAAGCCGGGATCCTTCGCCGGTGGTGCCCAGGCCCTCGAGGAGCACCTCAGGAACATGGGAGCCTGGCAGGACGGCGCTGCCGTTCAGGACGGGTCGGGCCTGTCACGGGGCAACCGGATCACTGCGGAGATGCTGTCCCACGCATGGCAAAAGGTCATGACGACGCCGAAGTTGCAGCCGGTGGCCAATGCGGTTCCCGTGGGTCGAGTCTCGGGAACCCTGCACAGGCGTTTCTCCGATCCCAGCACGGCTCCAGCGCGAGGAGTGGTCCACGCCAAGACGGGCAGTCTGAACGGGGTTATTTCGATGTCGGGATGGTTGCGTGACGCCGACGGGCGCATCCTCATCACCTCCTTCCTGGTCAATCAGACTGACGGCTCCGCTCGAAGCTGGCTTGACGTCGTCTATGGCAATCTGGCCAGGTGCGGCTGCACCCGCTGA
- the tilS gene encoding tRNA lysidine(34) synthetase TilS: MARRELGPAALTVAQAIEREVRGIDRFVVGCSGGPDSLALALGAKWAARRSGATASVVIVDHQLQDGSHEVAQRTRDLLADRGMDACVRRVEVDPNDPDGPEAAARTARRVALVDVAGVAPILLGHTLDDQAEQVLLSLARGSGATSLAGIRPRAGQFWHPLLGVRRAQTVQACQEWGVEPWHDPHNSDPRFLRSRVRTEVMPVLEDVLGPGVADSLARSATLLAGEDAIVTAVAAQWARDHEVTDDVLPGLRGVEPGLARRVVKNWLPESAMVHVDAVLGLLDGPGGAGVDIPGGRVEARRGTLYLTRRV, translated from the coding sequence ATGGCACGGCGTGAACTCGGCCCGGCAGCCCTGACGGTTGCCCAGGCCATCGAGCGCGAGGTCCGCGGGATTGACCGGTTCGTCGTCGGATGTTCTGGCGGGCCGGACTCCCTCGCCCTGGCGTTGGGGGCGAAGTGGGCTGCGCGACGCAGTGGTGCCACGGCGTCGGTCGTCATCGTCGACCATCAGTTGCAAGACGGGTCGCACGAGGTGGCACAGCGCACCCGAGACCTGCTGGCCGATCGCGGCATGGATGCCTGCGTGCGTCGCGTCGAGGTCGATCCGAACGATCCGGACGGTCCCGAGGCGGCAGCTCGAACCGCGCGCCGGGTAGCGCTCGTTGATGTCGCCGGGGTCGCGCCGATCTTGCTCGGCCACACCCTCGACGACCAGGCTGAACAAGTCCTGCTGTCCTTGGCCCGCGGCTCCGGGGCGACGTCGCTGGCTGGAATCCGGCCGCGCGCAGGCCAGTTCTGGCACCCGCTGCTGGGGGTGCGCCGGGCCCAGACCGTGCAGGCATGCCAGGAATGGGGGGTCGAGCCGTGGCATGATCCCCACAACAGTGACCCGCGCTTCCTACGTTCCAGGGTGCGCACCGAGGTCATGCCGGTACTCGAGGACGTCTTGGGGCCGGGGGTGGCGGACTCCTTGGCTCGCAGCGCGACCCTGTTGGCCGGAGAGGACGCCATCGTCACGGCTGTGGCTGCCCAGTGGGCCCGAGATCACGAGGTCACCGACGACGTGTTGCCCGGGCTGCGGGGCGTGGAACCCGGGTTGGCTCGACGGGTCGTCAAGAATTGGCTTCCCGAGTCGGCGATGGTTCACGTCGACGCTGTCCTGGGTCTGCTGGACGGCCCTGGAGGAGCGGGCGTTGACATCCCGGGAGGCCGCGTCGAGGCCAGACGCGGGACTCTCTACCTCACCCGACGGGTGTGA
- the hpt gene encoding hypoxanthine phosphoribosyltransferase has translation MRASDIPEDFDHVLYTEEQVASRIREVAAQIDADYAGRDLLMVGVLNGAVMTMADLCRAMKSHMSMDWMAVSSYGAGTKSSGVVRILKDLTKDIEGRDILIVEDIVDTGLTLSYLVQNLRSRNPKSIEIMAMFRKPEAVTCPLDVKYVGFDIPNEFVVGYGLDYADKYRNLTDVATLAPHVYAS, from the coding sequence GTGCGAGCTTCTGACATTCCTGAAGATTTTGACCACGTCCTGTACACCGAGGAGCAGGTGGCCTCTCGTATTCGCGAGGTTGCTGCCCAGATCGACGCTGATTATGCCGGGCGCGACCTCCTCATGGTTGGCGTGCTCAACGGTGCCGTCATGACCATGGCGGATCTGTGCCGGGCGATGAAGTCCCACATGTCCATGGACTGGATGGCTGTGTCGTCCTACGGGGCAGGCACGAAGTCCAGCGGCGTGGTGCGCATCCTCAAGGACCTCACCAAGGACATTGAGGGTCGCGACATCCTCATCGTTGAAGACATCGTCGACACCGGCCTGACGCTGAGCTACCTGGTGCAGAACCTGCGCAGTCGCAACCCCAAGTCCATCGAGATCATGGCGATGTTCCGCAAGCCGGAGGCCGTGACCTGTCCGCTGGACGTCAAGTACGTCGGCTTTGACATCCCCAATGAGTTTGTCGTCGGATACGGCTTGGATTACGCCGACAAGTACCGCAACCTCACGGATGTGGCGACGCTGGCGCCGCATGTCTACGCATCCTGA